A stretch of Spirosoma oryzicola DNA encodes these proteins:
- a CDS encoding GH92 family glycosyl hydrolase, whose protein sequence is MIKVNLTILFQFVLLVSYAQQNLVPYVHPLIGTEKMGHTFPGATVPFGSVQLSPDSDTLSYELNGKYNGDVYKYCAGYKYEDKTIVGFSHTHFSGTGHSDLGDFLIMPTQGALQLNPGVASNPKSGYRSAFSHANEVAEAGYYKVKLDDHKILAELTASNRVGFHQYTFPKSDQSHIILDLMHGIYNYDDKTVWTFVRVVNDTLVTGYRQTNGWARTRTVYFALSFSKPFKSYGQKNLDKAQVYKGFWRKFDQTRNFPDIAGKRIRMYFDFDTEEGEQVKLKMALSPVSQENALANMRAEVPHWNFEQVKAKAQADWNRELNKIQIDASETDKVNFYTSLYHTFINPTEYMDVNGQYKGLDQGVHQAAGFTNYTTFSLWDTYRALHPFFNLMQPARNNDMVKSMLSHYDQSTLKMLPVWSHYANDNWCMSGYHSVSVIADAVIKGVFNGDAQKALDACIATSNHRDYEGIGDYIDKGYIPASANGTSVSNTLEYAYDDWCIAQMAKKLNRQDVYETYRKRAQNWQNVFDKSIGFMRPRLTDGSFKKEFDVLSTHGQGFIEGNSWNFSFFVPQDPASLIQYMGGPKKFAARLDTLFAMNLPDKFFAETEDITREGIIGGYIHGNEPAHHVAYLYNWAGQPWKTQERVRMILNMQYKPTPDGLGGNDDCGQMSAWYMFSSMGFYPVAPGSDEYALGSPSVKSARLQLENGQTFTVEAINQSDKNVYVQKVLLNGKPLTQPSITHADILKGGKLTFYMTNKPVRK, encoded by the coding sequence ATGATTAAAGTAAACCTGACCATCCTCTTTCAATTCGTTTTACTTGTTTCCTACGCTCAACAAAACCTGGTTCCTTATGTGCACCCGCTGATCGGTACCGAGAAAATGGGGCACACCTTCCCCGGCGCTACCGTTCCCTTCGGCTCTGTTCAGCTAAGTCCTGACTCCGATACGCTATCCTACGAACTCAACGGCAAATACAACGGCGATGTGTACAAGTACTGCGCTGGTTATAAGTACGAAGACAAAACGATTGTCGGTTTCAGCCACACGCATTTCAGCGGTACGGGCCATTCCGATCTGGGCGATTTCCTGATTATGCCCACGCAGGGCGCTTTACAGCTCAATCCGGGGGTGGCCTCGAATCCAAAGAGCGGCTACCGCTCGGCTTTCTCTCACGCGAATGAAGTGGCCGAAGCAGGCTACTACAAAGTAAAGCTCGACGATCACAAAATTCTGGCCGAGCTGACCGCTTCGAACCGGGTCGGTTTTCACCAGTACACGTTTCCCAAGTCCGACCAGTCGCACATCATTCTCGATTTAATGCATGGCATCTACAATTACGACGACAAGACCGTCTGGACATTCGTACGCGTGGTGAACGACACACTGGTGACTGGTTACCGGCAAACCAACGGCTGGGCGCGCACCCGCACGGTGTACTTTGCCTTGTCGTTCTCGAAGCCGTTCAAAAGCTACGGTCAGAAAAATCTGGACAAAGCGCAGGTCTACAAAGGCTTCTGGCGCAAGTTTGACCAGACCCGCAATTTTCCGGACATCGCTGGTAAGCGGATTCGGATGTATTTCGACTTCGACACGGAAGAAGGCGAGCAGGTAAAGCTAAAAATGGCTTTATCGCCAGTTAGCCAGGAAAATGCCCTGGCGAATATGCGGGCCGAAGTTCCGCACTGGAATTTCGAGCAGGTCAAAGCCAAAGCGCAGGCCGACTGGAACCGGGAGCTGAACAAAATTCAGATTGACGCGTCGGAAACCGATAAGGTGAATTTCTACACATCGCTGTACCATACCTTCATTAATCCGACGGAGTATATGGACGTGAATGGGCAGTACAAAGGCTTGGATCAGGGTGTTCATCAGGCAGCGGGATTTACGAATTATACGACGTTCTCGCTGTGGGATACGTACCGGGCGTTGCATCCGTTTTTCAATCTTATGCAGCCCGCCCGTAACAATGACATGGTCAAATCTATGCTTAGTCACTACGATCAGAGCACGTTGAAAATGCTGCCGGTCTGGTCGCACTACGCCAACGACAACTGGTGCATGAGCGGCTACCACAGCGTGTCAGTAATAGCCGACGCAGTTATCAAAGGCGTATTCAACGGCGACGCCCAAAAAGCGCTCGATGCCTGCATTGCTACCTCCAATCACCGCGATTACGAAGGAATCGGCGACTACATCGACAAGGGCTACATTCCGGCGTCGGCTAATGGAACATCGGTGTCGAACACGCTGGAATATGCCTACGACGACTGGTGTATCGCCCAGATGGCGAAGAAACTAAACCGGCAGGACGTGTACGAAACCTACCGCAAACGCGCTCAGAACTGGCAAAACGTGTTCGATAAGTCGATTGGCTTCATGCGTCCGCGCCTGACCGATGGGTCGTTCAAGAAAGAGTTTGATGTGCTCAGTACGCACGGGCAAGGGTTTATCGAAGGAAATTCATGGAACTTCAGCTTCTTCGTCCCTCAGGACCCGGCGTCTTTGATCCAGTACATGGGTGGCCCCAAGAAGTTTGCGGCCCGGCTCGATACGTTGTTTGCCATGAACCTGCCCGACAAGTTTTTTGCCGAAACCGAAGATATTACGCGCGAAGGCATCATTGGCGGCTACATTCACGGCAACGAACCGGCGCACCACGTCGCTTATCTGTACAACTGGGCGGGCCAACCCTGGAAAACGCAGGAGCGCGTTCGTATGATTCTTAATATGCAGTACAAACCCACTCCCGACGGTCTGGGCGGTAACGACGATTGCGGGCAGATGAGCGCCTGGTATATGTTCTCGTCGATGGGTTTTTATCCCGTAGCGCCGGGATCAGACGAATACGCCTTGGGTAGTCCATCGGTTAAGAGTGCCCGATTGCAACTCGAAAATGGTCAGACGTTTACAGTTGAGGCCATCAACCAGAGCGACAAAAATGTGTACGTTCAAAAAGTGCTTTTAAACGGCAAACCACTAACGCAGCCAAGCATTACGCACGCTGATATTCTAAAAGGCGGTAAACTGACGTTTTACATGACCAACAAACCCGTCAGGAAATAA